In the genome of Candidatus Taylorbacteria bacterium, one region contains:
- the gatA gene encoding Asp-tRNA(Asn)/Glu-tRNA(Gln) amidotransferase subunit GatA — protein sequence MINLTNLTIAKAHEHLTKGDFSAVELASSYLASIESQNKDVNAYLEVFDDVLSQAKFADEKLKSKNATVLTGIPLALKDNILMQGHRAGAASKILEGFVAPYDATAISKLKKEGAVFLGRTNMDEFAMGSSTENSAYGVTKNPLDFTRVAGGSSGGSAAAVAMDGALASLGSDTGGSVRQPASFCGVVGLKPTYGAVSRYGLIAMGSSLDQIGPIGKTVEDVEILFNAIKGKDSMDSTSFDPLPNTSHLSPKNLTVGVPYHFMKEGIDADVLRNFEDSIKKLQALGYKVKEITLPNIKYSLAVYYIIMPAESSSNLARFDGVKYGMKKNGENLLGDYLNTRSFGFGPEVRRRIMLGNYILSSGYYDAYYNRAHSVTGLIKHDFKNAFEGVDVIATPTSPTPAFKIGEKSTDPLSMYLSDIFTVTANMAGIPAISLPSGFAKRDGKELPLGFQIMAPHQREDLLFEIGKKFEARNPKSEKN from the coding sequence ATGATTAATTTAACAAACCTCACAATTGCAAAAGCTCATGAACATCTCACGAAAGGTGATTTTTCTGCCGTAGAATTGGCTAGCTCATATCTCGCTTCAATTGAAAGTCAAAACAAAGACGTGAACGCCTATCTCGAAGTGTTTGATGATGTGCTTTCACAAGCAAAATTTGCAGACGAAAAGCTGAAATCAAAAAATGCAACTGTACTCACCGGTATTCCACTTGCTCTCAAAGATAATATCTTAATGCAAGGCCATCGTGCAGGGGCGGCATCCAAAATTTTAGAAGGCTTTGTTGCACCCTATGACGCAACGGCGATTTCAAAACTTAAAAAAGAAGGCGCGGTTTTCTTGGGACGCACCAATATGGATGAGTTTGCGATGGGAAGTTCCACGGAAAATTCTGCTTACGGAGTTACAAAAAACCCTCTTGATTTTACGCGCGTTGCAGGCGGGTCTTCGGGAGGCTCGGCCGCGGCAGTTGCCATGGATGGCGCGCTTGCTTCCTTGGGGTCGGATACGGGAGGTTCGGTTCGCCAACCGGCGAGTTTTTGCGGAGTAGTTGGTTTGAAGCCCACCTATGGAGCTGTTTCTCGATACGGATTAATTGCCATGGGGTCTTCGCTTGATCAAATCGGTCCCATTGGGAAAACTGTCGAAGATGTTGAAATACTATTTAACGCGATAAAGGGTAAAGATTCAATGGACAGCACCTCTTTTGACCCTCTTCCTAACACCTCACACCTTTCACCTAAGAACCTCACTGTCGGAGTTCCATACCACTTTATGAAAGAGGGAATAGACGCAGATGTTCTAAGAAATTTCGAGGACTCGATAAAAAAACTTCAAGCTCTTGGGTACAAAGTGAAAGAAATCACATTGCCCAATATTAAATATTCCCTTGCAGTCTACTACATCATCATGCCGGCGGAGAGCTCTTCAAACTTAGCTCGTTTTGACGGCGTCAAATACGGTATGAAAAAAAACGGAGAAAATCTTTTGGGAGATTATCTGAACACGCGAAGTTTTGGCTTTGGACCGGAAGTTCGAAGAAGGATCATGCTCGGCAACTACATTCTTTCTTCCGGATATTATGACGCATATTACAACAGGGCTCATAGCGTAACGGGGCTTATTAAGCACGATTTTAAAAATGCTTTCGAAGGGGTTGACGTTATTGCCACTCCGACATCTCCAACTCCCGCTTTCAAAATTGGAGAAAAATCCACAGATCCGCTCTCCATGTATCTTTCTGATATTTTTACCGTAACCGCAAACATGGCCGGAATTCCTGCGATATCGCTACCTTCGGGCTTTGCAAAACGCGATGGAAAAGAGCTTCCACTCGGTTTTCAGATTATGGCTCCGCACCAACGAGAAGATTTGTTGTTTGAAATAGGAAAAAAATTCGAAGCACGAAATCCGAAATCCGAAAAAAATTAA
- the gatC gene encoding Asp-tRNA(Asn)/Glu-tRNA(Gln) amidotransferase subunit GatC, translated as MITGEDIDKLAALSRIELNSEEKSRFQKEIDSILSYVGEIKEVTSSVKKEKVVLGVHNVFREDSGPHQSGIFTEVILSNMPEREGQYLKVKKIL; from the coding sequence ATGATAACCGGTGAAGACATAGATAAACTAGCCGCTCTGTCCAGGATTGAGCTTAATTCAGAAGAGAAAAGTCGCTTTCAAAAAGAAATTGACTCTATTTTGTCGTATGTGGGAGAAATAAAGGAAGTTACTTCAAGTGTAAAAAAAGAGAAGGTAGTTCTTGGAGTTCACAACGTATTTCGAGAGGATAGCGGGCCTCATCAGAGCGGAATTTTTACAGAAGTCATACTTTCCAATATGCCGGAGAGGGAAGGGCAGTATTTGAAGGTGAAGAAGATTTTATGA